The following coding sequences lie in one Cannabis sativa cultivar Pink pepper isolate KNU-18-1 chromosome 5, ASM2916894v1, whole genome shotgun sequence genomic window:
- the LOC115717500 gene encoding low affinity inorganic phosphate transporter 4-like has product MAIAVLSALDNARTQWYHVTAIVIAGMGFFTDAYDLFCITAVSKLLGRLYYFNPDSEKPGKLPTNVNNAVTGVALIGTLSGQLVFGWLGDKLGRKKVYGITLIMMVICAICSGISFGHSPEGVIGSLCFFRFWLGFGIGGDYPLSATIMSEYANKKTRGAFIAAVFAMQGVGIIFAGLVSMIVSKIFLVYNDAPPYNGGEFDRVFSTQPNADYMWRIVLMLGALPALLTYYWRMKMPETARYTALIVGNGKQAAMDMEQVLDIEIEADQAQLAQLKAANNYKLFSIEFWNRHGLNLIGTSTTWFLLDIAFYSQNLTQKDIFPAMGLVNKDVDVNALREVFETSRAMFVIALVGTFPGYWFTVFLIEKLGRFIIQLVGFFMMSVFMLIIGIKYEYLKNDNKWLFAVLYGLTFFFANFGPNSTTFVLPAELFPTRLRSTCHAISAASGKAGAMVGAFGIQSYTLKGSTSTIKRAMMILAATNMLGFLFTFLVTETKGRSLEEISGEDGSENGTENYHHKTTFNAGRLSISSRSGSTGTRTN; this is encoded by the coding sequence ATGGCCATAGCAGTACTCAGTGCCTTAGACAACGCTCGTACACAATGGTACCACGTCACAGCCATAGTCATCGCCGGAATGGGCTTCTTCACCGACGCATACGACCTCTTCTGCATCACAGCCGTCTCCAAACTCTTGGGCCGTCTTTACTATTTCAATCCCGATTCCGAAAAGCCCGGTAAGCTTCCTACTAATGTTAACAACGCCGTCACCGGTGTAGCTCTCATCGGAACCCTATCCGGTCAGCTCGTCTTCGGTTGGCTCGGTGACAAACTAGGCCGGAAGAAAGTTTACGGAATTACCCTCATCATGATGGTAATCTGTGCCATTTGTTCCGGTATCTCTTTCGGTCACAGTCCCGAAGGAGTGATCGGAAGCCTATGCTTTTTCCGATTTTGGTTAGGGTTTGGTATTGGCGGAGATTACCCGCTCTCCGCCACCATCATGTCAGAATACGCCAACAAGAAAACCCGAGGCGCTTTCATAGCCGCGGTTTTCGCCATGCAAGGCGTCGGGATAATCTTTGCCGGGCTAGTTTCCATGATAGTTTCGAAAATATTCCTTGTCTACAATGATGCTCCGCCCTACAACGGTGGCGAATTCGATCGCGTGTTTTCCACGCAACCCAACGCCGATTACATGTGGCGAATAGTATTGATGTTGGGAGCTCTTCCTGCTCTTCTAACATACTATTGGCGAATGAAGATGCCGGAAACAGCTCGTTACACGGCGTTGATCGTCGGAAACGGGAAGCAAGCCGCCATGGATATGGAACAAGTTTTGGATATCGAAATAGAAGCTGATCAAGCTCAATTGGCTCAACTCAAGGCTGCTAATAACTACAAATTATTCTCTATAGAGTTTTGGAATCGACATGGATTGAATTTGATAGGAACAAGTACAACTTGGTTCTTACTAGACATAGCTTTTTACAGCCAAAACTTAACCCAAAAAGACATTTTCCCAGCTATGGGTTTAGTCAACAAAGACGTTGACGTCAACGCCCTTAGAGAGGTGTTCGAAACATCACGTGCCATGTTCGTGATCGCCTTGGTTGGAACCTTTCCAGGTTACTGGTTCACAGTCTTCTTAATCGAAAAGCTTGGTCGTTTCATCATACAATTGGTTGGTTTCTTCATGATGTCGGTTTTCATGTTGATTATAGGAATCAAATACGAATATTTGAAAAACGACAACAAATGGTTGTTTGCCGTTTTATACGGTTTGACCTTTTTCTTCGCTAATTTCGGTCCCAACAGCACGACTTTCGTGCTGCCGGCTGAGCTTTTCCCGACACGGCTTAGATCCACGTGTCACGCGATAAGCGCAGCGTCGGGAAAAGCTGGGGCTATGGTGGGAGCTTTTGGGATTCAGAGCTATACTTTGAAGGGTTCGACGAGTACAATCAAGAGGGCGATGATGATATTGGCTGCGACGAATATGTTGGGATTTTTGTTCACTTTTTTAGTGACTGAAACTAAAGGAAGATCGTTGGAAGAGATTTCGGGTGAGGATGGGAGTGAGAATGGAACTGAGAATTATCATCATAAGACCACTTTCAATGCTGGAAGATTGTCTATTTCGTCCAGATCGGGAAGTACTGGTACTAGAACGAATTAA